One part of the Sarcophilus harrisii chromosome 5, mSarHar1.11, whole genome shotgun sequence genome encodes these proteins:
- the AVPR1A gene encoding vasopressin V1a receptor: MGSTRFPGGALPSWTAAPGNSSLWGSSASSPTAAPNGSLDISGGDNRNEELAKLEITVLAATFVVAVLGNSSVLLALHRTPRKTSRMHLFIRHLSLADLAVAFFQVLPQLCWDITYRFRGPDGLCRVVKHLQVFAMFASAYMLVVMTADRYIAVCHPLKTLQQPARRSRVMIAAAWALSFVLSTPQYFIFSMIEVNNVTKARDCWANFVQPWGLRAYVTWMTGGIFVAPVIILGTCYGFICYHIWRNIRGKTSTVRTKEEEEAAAGALRKGLLLAPCVSSIKSISRAKIRTVKMTFVIVTAYIVCWAPFFIVQMWSVWDQQSYWTESENPAITITALLGSLNSCCNPWIYMFFSGHLLQDCIQSFPCCRKMKQPLSKEDSDSLSRRQTSFTNNRSPTNSTDTWKDSPKSSKSIRFIPIST, from the exons ATGGGCAGCACGCGTTTCCCCGGTGGGGCTTTGCCCTCCTGGACAGCTGCACCCGGTAACTCCAGTCTTTGGGGGTCTTCGGCCAGCAGCCCCACGGCAGCCCCCAACGGGAGCCTGGATATCTCGGGGGGCGACAATCGGAACGAGGAGCTGGCCAAGCTGGAGATCACCGTGCTGGCTGCGACTTTCGTGGTGGCTGTGCTGGGCAACAGCAGCGTCCTTCTGGCCTTGCACCGCACCCCGCGCAAGACGTCTCGGATGCACCTCTTCATCCGCCACCTCAGCCTAGCCGACCTGGCCGTCGCCTTCTTCCAGGTGTTGCCCCAGCTGTGCTGGGACATCACCTACCGCTTCCGCGGCCCCGACGGTCTGTGCCGCGTCGTCAAGCACCTGCAAGTCTTCGCCATGTTCGCCTCGGCGTACATGCTAGTGGTGATGACCGCCGACCGCTACATCGCGGTGTGTCACCCTCTGAAAACTCTGCAGCAACCTGCCCGGCGCTCCCGGGTCATGATCGCCGCAGCCTGGGCGCTGAGCTTCGTGCTCAGCACGCCCCAGTACTTCATCTTCTCCATGATCGAGGTCAACAACGTCACCAAGGCTCGCGACTGCTGGGCCAACTTCGTCCAGCCCTGGGGGCTCCGCGCCTACGTGACCTGGATGACCGGAGGCATCTTCGTGGCCCCCGTCATCATCTTGGGTACCTGCTACGGCTTCATCTGCTACCACATCTGGCGGAATATCCGCGGCAAGACGTCCACCGTGAGGaccaaggaggaagaggaggcagcCGCCGGAGCCCTGCGCAAGGGGCTCCTGCTGGCCCCCTGTGTCAGCAGTATCAAGTCCATTTCCCGGGCCAAGATCCGCACGGTGAAGATGACTTTCGTGATCGTGACAGCCTACATCGTGTGCTGGGCGCCCTTCTTCATAGTCCAGATGTGGTCTGTCTGGGACCAGCAGTCCTACTGGACCG AATCTGAGAACCCTGCCATTACCATCACTGCTTTACTGGGCTCCCTGAACAGCTGCTGCAACCCCTGGATTTACATGTTTTTCAGTGGCCACCTCCTACAAGACTGTATACAGAGTTTTCCCTGCTGTCGAAAAATGAAACAACCATTGAGTAAAGAAGATTCTGACAGCCTGAGCAGAAGACAGACTTCTTTCACCAACAACCGAAGCCCCACAAATAGCACAGACACCTGGAAAGACTCCCCTAAATCTTCCAAGTCTATCAGGTTCATTCCTATTTCAACCTGA